One genomic segment of Primulina tabacum isolate GXHZ01 chromosome 9, ASM2559414v2, whole genome shotgun sequence includes these proteins:
- the LOC142556649 gene encoding protein LURP-one-related 8-like — MLLFLKSSSRTVHHYPDQESGIEINNFSTDDIDHQRCCTSLTVWSKSLVFGCNGFTVIGSDGSLAYRVDNYSDNPNQIVLMDGSGNPIFTICRRKKLRLIDDNWLVYNGEVGKYCDKSSRKPIFCVKKNANILKTKKLSAIAYVYNDGISTASSKRCAYMIEGSYKHRSCQILDETGQVVAEIKRKQASTGGVSFGLEVFVLVVNAVFDPGFAMAFVLLLDQMFH, encoded by the exons ATGCTTCTTTTCTTGAAATCTTCATCAAGAACAGTCCATCATTATCCTGATCAAGAATCTGGAATAGAGATTAACAATTTCAGTACTGATGACATTGATCATCAACGATGCTGCACTTCACTTACTGTGTGGAGCAAATCACTTGTTTTCGGCTGCAATGGCTTCACTGTGATTGGATCAGATGGGAGTCTAGCGTACAGGGTTGACAATTACTCTGACAACCCTAATCAGATCGTTCTCATGGATGGATCAGGAAATCCCATTTTCACCATTTGTCGTCGCAag AAGCTGAGGCTAATAGATGACAACTGGCTAGTCTACAACGGAGAAGTGGGCAAATATTGCGATAAATCTTCAAGAAAACCAATCTTTTGTGTGAAGAAAAATGCAAAcattttgaaaacaaaaaaactAAGTGCTATTGCATATGTTTATAACGATGGGATCAGTACTGCTTCTTCTAAGAGATGCGCGTATATGATCGAGGGATCGTACAAGCACCGTTCGTGCCAGATTTTGGATGAAACGGGACAGGTCGTAGCTGAGATCAAGAGGAAACAGGCGTCGACAGGAGGCGTATCGTTCGGTCTCGAAGTATTTGTTCTCGTTGTGAATGCTGTATTTGATCCTGGATTTGCCATGGCATTTGTGTTACTTCTTGATCAAATGTTTCACTAA
- the LOC142556650 gene encoding endoglucanase 20-like encodes MTSHLVILFVISLLIGPIASTKSIIDPKFCLEASDYKDAMSKGILFFEGQRSGKLPSSQRVKWRGDSALSDGELENVNLTGGYYDAGDNVKFGWPMSFSVSLLSWAASEYKNEITSANQLRYLQNAIRWGTNFLLRAHTSSTTLYTQVGDGNNDHQCWERPEDMDTVRALYKISTSSPGTEAAADAAAALAAASIVFKGVSPNYSTRLLRHSKLLFQFADKYRGSYQASCPFYCSFSGYQDELLWAAAWLYKASGDNKYLNYLTSNQGWSQAVSEFSWDNKFAGAQTLLAKEFMAGKSNLAKYKDGADSFVCALMPGSSTVQIKTTPGGLLYTRDSSNLQYVTSASMILLAYSNILSAAHVEGVQCGSVHFSSSQIKAFAKSQVDYILGNNPKKMSYMVGFGNKFPTQLHHRGASIPSIHTHPAKVSCNEGYSDWYLSSNPNPNTHIGAIVGGPNSNDEFTDSRSDYSHLEPTTYMNAAFVGSVAALVGGHTDRHRCLNLQYANRTKDVVHGAQV; translated from the exons ATGACTTCTCATTTAGTAATCTTGTTTGTGATATCATTATTGATTGGTCCGATAGCAAGTACAAAATCTATTATAGATCCTAAATTTTGTTTGGAGGCTAGTGATTACAAGGATGCAATGAGCAAAGGGATCTTGTTCTTTGAAGGCCAACGTTCGGGTAAATTGCCGTCGAGCCAACGAGTGAAATGGAGGGGAGATTCTGCTCTATCAgatggagaacttgaaaat GTAAATTTAACCGGAGGATATTATGATGCTGGTGACAATGTGAAGTTTGGATGGCCAATGTCATTTTCCGTGAGTTTGTTGAGTTGGGCTGCTTCCGAATACAAGAATGAGATCACTTCAGCCAATCAGCTTCGTTACCTCCAAAATGCGATCCGTTGGGGAACAAATTTCTTGCTCAGAGCTCACACATCGTCGACCACACTCTACACTCAG gTTGGGGATGGGAACAATGATCATCAGTGTTGGGAGAGGCCTGAAGATATGGACACGGTGCGAGCACTGTATAAAATCAGCACTTCTTCACCCGGAACCGAGGCAGCCGCCGATGCTGCCGCTGCCCTTGCTGCCGCATCCATTGTTTTCAAGGGGGTTTCTCCAAATTATTCCACACGACTCCTACGCCACTCAAAATTG TTGTTTCAGTTTGCAGACAAGTATAGAGGATCTTATCAGGCTTCTTGCCCCTTCTACTGTTCATTCTCTGGGTATCAG GATGAATTGCTGTGGGCAGCTGCTTGGCTATATAAAGCAAGTGGAGACAACAAATATCTAAATTACCTGACGAGTAATCAGGGATGGAGTCAGGCCGTTTCTGAGTTCAGCTGGGATAATAAGTTCGCTGGGGCTCAAACTTTACTAGCTAAG gaaTTCATGGCAGGAAAGTCGAACCTGGCAAAATACAAGgatggagctgattcattcgtgTGTGCGTTGATGCCTGGAAGCAGCACTGTGCAGATAAAGACAACTCCTG GTGGACTTCTATATACTAGAGACAGCAGTAACCTGCAATATGTGACGAGCGCTTCAATGATACTTCTTGCCTATTCCAACATCTTAAGTGCAGCTCATGTTGAGGGGGTCCAATGTGGATCTGTTCATTTTTCTAGTTCTCAAATCAAAGCCTTTGCAAAATCACAG GTGGACTACATTCTTGGAAATAACCCCAAGAAGATGTCATACATGGTTGGATTTGGTAACAAATTTCCCACACAGTTACACCACAGAGGTGCATCAATCCCCTCTATCCATACCCATCCTGCGAAAGTGAGCTGCAACGAGGGGTATTCAGACTGGtatttgtcctcaaatccaaATCCGAACACACATATAGGCGCCATTGTTGGAGGGCCGAATTCGAATGATGAGTTCACAGATTCGAGATCGGATTACTCACATTTAGAGCCCACCACATACATGAATGCAGCTTTTGTGGGATCTGTGGCTGCTTTAGTTGGTGGACACACCGATCGGCATAGGTGCTTGAATTTACAATATGCTAATAGAACCAAAGATGTGGTCCACGGTGCACAAGTGTAA
- the LOC142555650 gene encoding WRKY transcription factor 22-like: protein MEDWSLQAIVRGSSGDLSKIADMDACDRDYGDNLFFDFNSGGYQSIDHEFFASFPEIFDGERGSRNGLEKLYKPFYHVPAQFPFEFQENEQKTGAEDYKRNQESDHLSGTHCADGICKAVSPPKHKRRKNQHKRVVIQVSADDIASDKWAWRKYGQKPIKGSPYPRSYYRCSSSKGCLARKQVEQSCADPRMFIITYTAEHSHSQPTRRNSLSGTIRQKFLSSKAPNLPLVKQERDVEPSSPNSTKTQHFSSTDVDFHPRIKQEGKIVMADINDGDDFDMSNDLILNGEFFSGLEDFDDFVSELANSHTSSPQFPVRSRS from the exons ATGGAAGACTGGAGTTTGCAAGCAATAGTCAGAGGATCAAGTGGtgatttatcaaagattgctGATATGGATGCATGTGATCGTGATTATGGTGACAATTTGTTTTTCGACTTCAATTCGGGTGGCTATCAGTCGATAGATCATGAGTTTTTCGCTAGTTTTCCTGAAATTTTCGATGGGGAAAGGGGTTCGAGGAATGGATTAGAGAAACTTTACAAGCCATTCTACCATGTTCCTGCACAGTTTCCTTTtgaatttcaagaaaatgaGCAAAAAACTGGTGCGGAGGACTATAAGAGGAATCAAGAATCTGATCACTTGTCGGGGACTCATTGTGCTGACGGCATTTGTAAAGCTGTTTCTCCGCCAAAACACAAAAGAAG GAAGAATCAGCATAAACGAGTGGTGATTCAAGTTTCTGCAGATGATATTGCTTCTGATAAGTGGGCTTGGCGCAAGTATGGCCAAAAACCTATTAAGGGTTCACCATATCCAAG GAGCTATTACAGGTGTAGCAGCTCAAAGGGCTGTTTGGCACGGAAACAAGTGGAGCAAAGCTGTGCAGATCCTCGAATGTTTATCATAACCTACACCGCAGAGCACAGCCACAGCCAGCCTACTCGGAGGAACTCCTTATCGGGAACAATCCGGCAAAAATTCCTATCTTCAAAAGCACCAAACTTGCCTCTTGTTAAGCAAGAAAGAGACGTGGAACCGAGCAGCCCCAATTCGACAAAAACCCAACATTTTTCGTCAACTGACGTTGATTTTCATCCAAGAATCAAACAAGAGGGAAAAATAGTAATGGCAGATATAAATGATGGTGATGATTTCGACATGTCCAACGATTTGATACTGAACGGTGAATTCTTTTCGggtttagaagattttgatgattttgtttCAGAACTGGCTAATTCTCATACATCTTCTCCACAGTTTCCGGTAAGATCACGTAGCTGA
- the LOC142504460 gene encoding monodehydroascorbate reductase, chloroplastic/mitochondrial-like: MATKILVVGGGYIGMEIAAAAVGWNLDPTENEPATPTFVPETQLSDRESPIEVVNLENVDSSAEGRKKRSTWRKVEDEVLARSGRASDGHVTGVKLGDGSIIEADTVVVGIGAKPAVTPFESIGLKNTLGGIQNKCARNFCYRGCGSISLKGLHNIVLKHYKLLILTRSPRKVWWQFFGDNVGETVEVGKFDPKVATFWIDSGKLKGVFLESGSPEKVVLRLEIGDHEKHRKKAMKAVCLPGVVSVAVNAGDKTLTFIGDVDPIKVVDKLKKICSTEIVKIGPET, encoded by the exons ATGGCGACGAAaattttagttgttggtggagGTTATATTGGCATGGAaatagcagcagcagcagttggGTGGAATCTTGATCCTACT GAAAATGAACCGGCCACTCCGACTTTCGTCCCAGAGACTCAATTGTCCGACCGTGAATCCCCAATTGAAGTCGTAAATTTGGAGAATGTGGATTCAAGCGCTGAAGGTAGAAAAAAACGGTCAACCTGGAGAAAGGTTGAAGACGAGGTCTTAGCGAGATC AGGCAGAGCTTCTGATGGGCATGTGACTGGTGTTAAACTTGGGGATGGTTCTATCATAGAGGCAGACACG GTGGTTGTCGGCATTGGAGCGAAGCCTGCTGTCACTCCATTTGAAAGCATTGGCTTAAAGAACACTCTTGGTGGAATACAG AACAAGTGTGCCAGGAATTTTTGCTATCGGGGATGTGGCAGCATTTCCCTTAAAG GTCTGCACAACATTGTGTTAAAGCACTACAAACTGCTCATACTGACAC GTAGTCCGAGGAAAGTATGGTGGCAGTTTTTTGGAGACAATG TTGGTGAGACTGTTGAAGTTGGGAAATTTGATCCAAAAGTTGCAACATTCTGGATAGACTCTG GTAAACTGAAAGGAGTTTTTCTTGAAAGTGGAAGTCCTGAG AAAGTCGTGCTGAGGCTGGAAATCGGGGATCATGAAAAGCACAGAAAGAAGGCCATGAAAGCAGTTTGCTTACCAG gGGTTGTCTCTGTAGCTGTGAATGCTGGGGACAAGACACTAACTTTTATCGGAGATGTTGATCCGATTAAAGTGGTGGACAAATTGAAGAAAATTTGTTCGACAGAAATAGTGAAGATAGGGCCAGAAACGTAA
- the LOC142504461 gene encoding uncharacterized protein LOC142504461: MDTISVALYVNGYVVVQQGTVEYSKHAVKMMTVPRSITYSDLMRRLYKKLNINSKEFKLKVSTKYVYMEMTHRIEFQLCLEDDDNLHFMTSQIDLQCLHLYIESEPIPNNVCSNNLEAYIPCITQGLSTMGFDDGGGTSNVVRGEDEQPNNWDRYVNSHVVEQTIPWPDDRHRWESSAYTPYDEQTMCDFFMDSYHDEDSDEDSPSNDSEDGNGDEYDDNNTCEHDVNNRRVPNEGTSSQAWRQGTVLANIQTDRPITYEDPPFFSQVYDEKIPDSPDLPYASRTTYYNPERGELCINMVFKDKKELIASVKDYSVRVTRQEYRVVQSSPTFWKVCCKNKSSTMQCQWGLRASLKVKSGYWKITKYGGSHTCISSHVGIDHHNMDMNMVANTLVGIVHYDPSYEIKYVMQLIKDKFGYNISYHKAWHSLRRAVENVYGTWETSVRRLPRYMGALVKHNPGSIVEWNHIDTYNPTMKILNYVFWAFRPCIDGFEHCRRVISIDGTHLYTKYKYKMLIAVGLDANNQVLPMAFAIVDEETYDSWKWFLDNVSKHVIRGARDICVISDRHRAIVSAVDDIQAFKPPRGVHHFCLRHVCSNFNNQSKNVHLKDLCWRAGTQHQIRKFDATMDAIKNHNPNAYRYLSGISREKWTMAHDGGWRRGVMTTNMFECLNGVLKGARRLPISAIVQLTIGRCVKYFFDRKERIACMVANNQPWPDFAFHKYEQWSIKSSNHSVSRYEISDKSASVVTRGRLGHNEHVQVVNLSNRDCSCGKWTIFGIPCSHAICTAKWYGLDPMELMQPWFNMYQYVKTYEGRFIPIPDEAYWDAAEFELNHNQDRRENEELVDIEHQGCIMRWIDQQQERDKPMHVVARHNHGVSCVIYHNNIKSCVAS, from the coding sequence ATGGACACTATATCAGTGGCGTTGTATGTCAATGGTTACGTAGTTGTACAACAAGGAACTGTGGAATACAGCAAGCATGCTGTTAAGATGATGACGGTACCACGTTCCATAACTTATTCTGATTTGATGAGGAGATTGTATAAAAAGTTAAATATTAACAGCAAAGAATTCAAGCTGAAGGTGTCTACTAAATATGTATACATGGAGATGACGCATAGAATAGAGTTTCAACTTTGTCTCGAAGATGACGATAATTTACATTTTATGACATCTCAGATTGATCTACAGTGTTTACATTTGTATATTGAGTCTGAGCCAATACCAAATAATGTTTGTTCCAATAATCTAGAAGCCTACATCCCATGTATTACGCAAGGATTGAGTACAATGGGTTTCGATGATGGAGGAGGAACTTCAAATGTTGTTAGGGGTGAAGATGAACAACCAAATAATTGGGATCGATATGTGAATAGTCATGTAGTTGAACAAACCATTCCATGGCCAGATGATAGGCATAGATGGGAGTCTAGTGCATATACACCATATGACGAACAAACGATGTGCGATTTCTTTATGGATAGTTACCATGATGAGGATAGTGATGAAGATTCACCTTCCAACGATTCTGAAGATGGTAAtggtgatgaatatgatgacaatAATACATGTGAACATGATGTCAATAACCGACGAGTTCCAAATGAGGGTACATCATCTCAAGCATGGAGGCAAGGTACGGTGCTTGCCAATATTCAAACGGATAGGCCGATAACCTATGAAGATCCACCATTTTTCAGCCAAGTGTATGATGAAAAAATTCCAGATTCTCCAGATCTCCCATATGCAAGTCGCACCACCTATTACAACCCTGAAAGAGGCGAGTTGTGCATTAACATGGTATTTAAGGACAAAAAAGAACTTATTGCAAGTGTTAAAGACTACTCTGTTAGGGTTACAAGACAAGAGTACCGTGTTGTCCAAAGCTCGCCAACGTTTTGGAAAGTTTGCTGCAAAAATAAGTCTTCAACTATGCAATGTCAATGGGGTCTTCGAGCATCACTCAAGGTGAAATCGGGCTATTGGAAAATCACTAAGTATGGTGGGTCACACACATGTATCTCTAGTCATGTTGGCATTGACCATCATAATATGGACATGAACATGGTGGCAAATACTCTTGTGGGTATCGTTCATTATGACCCTTCATATGAAATCAAATATGTAATGCAACTAATTAAGGACAAATTTGGGTACAATATTTCGTATCACAAGGCATGGCATAGCTTGAGGCGAGCTGTTGAGAATGTTTATGGAACATGGGAAACTTCTGTTCGACGACTACCGAGATATATGGGCGCCCTCGTGAAGCACAATCCAGGCTCTATTGTTGAGTGGAACCATATTGATACATATAACCCAACAATGAAGATTTTGAACTATGTGTTTTGGGCATTCAGACCGTGCATAGATGGGTTTGAACATTGTCGTAGGGTTATTAGCATCGATGGAACCCATTTATATACCAAGTACAAGTACAAAATGTTGATAGCAGTTGGATTGGATGCAAACAATCAGGTGTTGCCAATGGCTTTTGCGATTGTTGATGAAGAAACATACGACTCATGGAAATGGTTCCTTGATAATGTAAGCAAACATGTCATTCGTGGGGCTAGAGATATATGTGTTATCTCTGATAGGCATCGGGCTATCGTAAGCGCTGTGGATGATATACAAGCTTTCAAACCGCCTCGTGGTGTACACCATTTTTGTTTGAGACATGTGTGCTCAAATTTCAACAATCAGTCTAAGAATGTTCATTTGAAAGATCTGTGTTGGCGAGCGGGAACTCAACATCAGATACGTAAGTTTGATGCCACAATGGATGCAATTAAAAACCATAACCCGAATGCGTATCGATACTTGTCTGGGATTTCACGTGAGAAGTGGACGATGGCTCATGATGGTGGGTGGCGTCGTGGTGTGATGACGACAAATATGTTCGAGTGTTTGAATGGTGTGTTGAAGGGTGCAAGACGTCTTCCTATTTCAGCAATTGTGCAGTTAACAATTGGACGTTGtgtaaaatatttctttgaccGTAAAGAAAGAATTGCATGTATGGTGGCAAACAACCAACCGTGGCCTGATTTTGCATTCCACAAATACGAGCAATGGTCAATCAAATCAAGCAATCACAGTGTTAGCAGATACGAAATCAGTGACAAATCTGCATCCGTAGTAACACGTGGACGACTAGGACACAATGAACATGTACAAGTTGTGAACTTGAGTAATCGTGATTGCTCGTGCGGGAAATGGACAATTTTTGGAATACCTTGCTCTCATGCCATATGCACAGCAAAGTGGTACGGATTGGACCCGATGGAATTAATGCAACCATGGTTTAATATGTACCAATATGTTAAAACATATGAAGGAAGATTTATCCCAATACCAGATGAAGCATATTGGGATGCCGCAGAATTTGAATTAAACCATAATCAAGATCGACGTGAAAACGAAGAGCTTGTAGACATAGAACATCAAGGTTGCATAATGAGATGGATCGACCAACAACAAGAGAGAGACAAACCTATGCACGTGGTGGCACGTCATAATCATGGAGTTTCATGTGtgatttatcataataatattaaGAGTTGTGTTGCAAGTTAA
- the LOC142556763 gene encoding uncharacterized protein LOC142556763, which translates to MIKRGVVLGSPDHVLDTFEKQPLVATSIRFLALDCFDDMIENDHSNELNGILKCLSQKIRLLMISRTDVSGVAEMFDFMGLSDALVIRAYCRPVSVMEGIRHFFVREQKEKPKYHVLLDVFHAFKVQKIFVFRNSNSQD; encoded by the exons ATGATCAAACGAGGGGTCGTACTCGGGTCTCCTGACCATGTTCTGGATACCTTTGAAAAACAGCCTCTTGTGGCCACGTCAATCAGGTTTTTGGCGCTG GATTGCTTTGATGACATGATTGAAAATGACCATTCAAATGAGCTAAATGGCATACTCAAATGCCTTTCTCAGAAAATCCGGTTGCTTATGATCTCTAGAACTGATGTTTCTGGAGTTGCTGAGATGTTTGATTTCATGGGATTGAGTGACGCTCTGGTCATTCGAGCATATTGTCGTCCCGTATCAGTCATGGAG GGCATCCGTCATTTCTTTGTCCGCGAGCAGAAGGAGAAGCCTAAATATCATGTTTTGCTAGACGTGTTTCACGCTTTTAAAGTCCAAAAAATTTTTGTATTTCGCAACTCTAACAGTCAGGATTAA
- the LOC142504462 gene encoding eukaryotic initiation factor 4A-6-like has translation MEELRLKKFLITTDALASELVDEEVSLVINYDLPVHARQYLHHTGWHGRFSSYVTVINFVGEEDWKLVQLIEKIYKIKIDQMTPNVYETMMLL, from the exons ATGGAAGAACTACGCTTAAAGAAATTCCTTATCACGACGGATGCTCTTGCGTCCGAACTTGTTGATGAAGAG GTTTCTTTGGTGATCAACTACGATCTTCCCGTCCACGCTCGGCAATACCTTCATCACACCGGGTGGCACGGGCGCTTTTCTAGCTAT GTTACTGTTATAAATTTTGTTGGTgaagaagactggaagctggtCCAATTGATCGAGAAGATCTACAAGATCAAGATTGATCAAATGACACCGAACGTCTATGAGACTATGATGCTACTGTAA